The following proteins are encoded in a genomic region of Alnus glutinosa chromosome 8, dhAlnGlut1.1, whole genome shotgun sequence:
- the LOC133876424 gene encoding transcription factor MYB35-like, whose protein sequence is MVRPPCCDKLNLKRGLWTEEEDAKILAYVSKHGTGNWTAVPKKAGLKRCGKSCRLRWTNYLRPDLKHDNFTPQEEEMIVRLHAAIGSRWSIIAQQLPGRTDNDVKNYWNTKLRKRLSEMGIDPVTHRPFSQILADYGNIGGLRKPGTRIGSLNKDLKSAVMFKSELYPAPFQAFQNINSQLMPAIMATQDTLLNYNHTDCRSLDLLAELQAIKLVTEASIWTKNKTIPPPIIFVEDSLPSPSPSSSSSSSSPTCSTAAQEKSPLDFSWHDFLLDEEFLPADPQEEEIMAENSSKELKSQKQNVIPQCETNNEAAIQESVKATGIERAVLSNDCQTSSLSGISFVEAMLDQEPEMFLDFPNLLEESLYY, encoded by the exons ATGGTAAGGCCTCCTTGCTGCGACAAGCTGAACCTTAAAAGGGGTCTCTGGACTGAAGAGGAAGATGCAAAGATACTTGCATATGTCTCAAAGCATGGCACAGGAAACTGGACTGCTGTTCCTAAAAAAGCAG GACTTAAGAGATGTGGGAAGAGCTGCAGACTAAGGTGGACTAACTACCTGAGGCCTGATCTTAAGCATGACAACTTCACACCTCAAGAAGAAGAGATGATTGTTAGGCTTCATGCAGCCATAGGTAGCAG GTGGTCCATCATAGCCCAACAACTTCCTGGGAGAACAGACAATGATGTCAAAAACTACTGGAACACCAAGTTGAGAAAGAGGCTTTCTGAAATGGGAATCGATCCCGTTACTCATAGGCCCTTCTCTCAAATACTTGCTGACTATGGAAACATTGGTGGCCTCCGAAAACCCGGGACAAGAATTGGATCTCTCAACAAAGATTTGAAGAGTGCAGTTATGTTTAAATCTGAACTATATCCAGCCCCATTTCAAGCATTCCAAAACATCAACAGCCAATTGATGCCTGCAATAATGGCAACCCAAGATACCCTTCTGAATTACAATCATACTGACTGCCGCTCATTGGATCTTCTGGCCGAGCTCCAGGCTATAAAACTGGTCACAGAGGCCTCAATTTGGACCAAAAACAAGACTATCCCACCGCCGATAATCTTTGTTGAAGACTCGTTGCCGTCGCCCTCGCCCTCGTCGTCTTCGTCATCATCTTCTCCTACTTGTTCCACTGCAGCTCAAGAAAAGTCACCCCTAGACTTCAGCTGGCATGACTTTCTTCTTGACGAAGAATTTCTACCAGCTGATccacaagaagaagaaatcatGGCTGAGAATTCATCAAAGGAATTGAAGAGCCAAAAACAAAACGTGATACCTCAATGTGAGACCAACAATGAGGCTGCTATCCAAGAATCAGTTAAAGCTACAGGAATAGAACGTGCAGTCCTAAGCAATGACTGTCAAACTTCATCACTCTCTGGCATTTCTTTTGTGGAAGCCATGCTAGATCAAGAACCAGAAATGTTCTTAGACTTCCCAAACCTTTTGGAGGAATCACTCTACTACTGA
- the LOC133876532 gene encoding uncharacterized protein LOC133876532, with product MVAISLYRGTLHRVPDVARRWLMPTPKISLRDFRSLLHRRSKALSRLHSPTATSSNPNPSSYSNQQNGAPKENPSFFEPKLEAEKLGDCGEGPSGEEKDQRGSDGGGDCPMKLVDASDPLPEKASGAIDGVADEQALPVETKPADLANLNSEVSNKVDVLNGREKRKREVEDKLQTLNAKKHNLVQALKQILNAEEELKRRNSMQGMAIRPSVPLQVDTTNDTGSLTRHVTPRTGSEANLGGDMEGGEADDPLNHNIHSRHMLRTSSMSPSSESPLRRPAYNQHNMVSHPSRATIGVTGSPSRFALAGHQGNPANLPTLSVSGTNYVVSSPSPAASGGTSAFRDTRLPSPWN from the exons ATGGTGGCCATATCGCTGTACAGAGGAACCCTTCACAGAGTCCCCGACGTCGCTCGTCGATGGCTTATGCCAACCCCTAAAATCTCCCTCAGAGATTTCAGATCCCTCCTACACCGTCGCTCCAAAGCCCTCTCTCGCCTCCACTCCCCCACCGCCACCtcctctaaccctaaccctagctcCTATTCGAACCAACAAAATGGAGCCCCGAAAGAGAACCCGTCATTTTTCGAGCCTAAATTGGAAGCGGAGAAGCTCGGTGATTGCGGAGAAGGGCCGTCGGGTGAGGAAAAAGATCAGAGAGGATCGGACGGCGGAGGTGATTGCCCGATGAAATTGGTTGATGCTTCCGATCCGTTGCCCGAGAAAGCTTCTGGTGCGATTGATGGCGTTGCCGATGAGCAAGCTTTGCCGGTCGAAACAAAACCGGCTGACCTGGCAAACCTTAATTCGGAG GTAAGCAACAAAGTTGATGTGTTAAATGGTAGAGAGAAGAGGAAAAGGGAAGTTGAGGATAAGTTGCAAACTTTGAATGCAAAGAAACATAATCTAGTACAAGCGCTGAAGCAG ATCTTGAATGCAGAGGAGGAATTAAAAAGGCGAAATAGTATGCAAGGAATGGCAATTCGCCCATCTGTTCCACTTCAAGTGGATACCACAAATGATACTGGATCATTGACTAGGCATGTTACTCCTAGGACAGGCTCGGAGGCAAACCTTGGTGGTGATATGGAAGGGGGAGAAGCTGATGATCCTTTAAACCATAACATTCATTCTCGCCATATGCTTCGGACGAGCAGTATGTCACCATCTTCAGAGTCTCCACTTAGAAGGCCTGCCTATAATCAACACAACATG GTTTCACACCCCTCGCGAGCAACTATTGGGGTTACCGGTAGTCCATCACGGTTTGCTCTCGCAGGGCACCAGGGGAATCCTGCAAACCTGCCCACGTTATCTGTATCAGGAACAAATTATGTTGTATCCTCTCCTTCTCCCGCAGCATCTGGTGGTACATCTGCCTTTAGAGATACTCGGCTGCCTAGTCCGTGGAATTAG
- the LOC133875427 gene encoding uncharacterized protein LOC133875427 has translation MAHHTTQRRNLANPEPEPKPSSMDPTLKKHPKPTTTTKTTHHQMRAKPDPSKPSFMSHHHKVRTPQKPTNPTFVDTHLQAKAMTVSMVDSSKFSLPRPKLERDSRATKDVSKGKFERSSKELDKKLHVVKVNEKKKELDEGLDFEGLSEKLKDIELEDLQDGRDGKRPSVSLAMRGGRRRSFCGSRVELADVFAITGVKVVSVDMPPFMQIHAAECARKTCDSMEKLSSKTLALTMKKEFDGVYGPAWHCIVGTSFGSFVTHSVGGFMYFSMDQKLYILMFKTTVQRAD, from the exons ATGGCTCACCATACCACGCAACGGCGCAACTTAGCAAACCCAGAACCAGAACCCAAGCCATCGTCCATGGATCCCACTCTCAAAAAGCACCCCaaacccaccaccaccaccaagaCCACCCACCACCAGATGAGAGCAAAACCAGATCCCTCTAAACCCTCTTTCATGTCCCACCATCACAAAGTCCGTACACCCCAAAAGCCTACTAATCCAACTTTTGTAGACACCCATTTGCAGGCCAAAGCCATGACAGTTTCTATGGTTGATTCCTCCAAGTTTTCCCTACCCAGACCAAAGCTAGAAAGAGATAGTAGAGCGACAAAGGATGTTTCTAAAGGCAAGTTCGAGAGATCGTCCAAGGAATTGGATAAGAAGCTTCATGTAGTGAAGGtgaatgagaaaaagaaagaacttgaTGAAGGGCTTGATTTTGAGGGACTATCAGAGAAACTGAAGGATATAGAACTGGAGGATCTTCAAGATGGGCGTGATGGTAAGAGACCGTCGGTTTCATTGGCTATGAGAGGAGGCAGAAGGAGGTCTTTCTGTGGCTCACGGGTGGAGCTAGCAGATGTCTTTGCAATCACTGGTGTGAAAGTGGTTTCAGTTGATATGCCACCGTTTATGCAGATCCATGCTGCAGAATGTGCAAGAAAGACTTGCGACAGTATGGAAAAGTTATCTTCCAAGACCCTTGCCTTAACTATGAAGAAG GAATTTGATGGGGTGTATGGGCCAGCATGGCACTGTATTGTGGGGACAAGCTTTGGGTCTTTTGTGACACATTCAGTTGGTgggtttatgtatttttcaatggATCAAAAGTTGTACATCCTCATGTTCAAGACCACTGTACAAAGAGCAGATTGA
- the LOC133876446 gene encoding transcription factor bHLH79, which translates to MDPPLIIESSFSAANPSAYSLAEIWPFGAEPGSAGLGLRMGSLGPSLGGAGESSTNRDGSAGESTVTEQSGGDGKKRKEVSSEDESSKMVSTSSANDLNESNGKRMKLAGSRNENGGSKAEVEASSVAGNKSAEENTKLSEPPKQDYIHVRARRGQATDSHSLAERARREKISERMKMLQDLVPGCNKVIGKALVLDEIINYIQSLQRQVEFLSMKLEAVNSRMSLNPTIEGFPSKDLDAQPFDASGMIFGSQPTREYAQSSQPEWLHMQVGGSFERAI; encoded by the exons ATGGATCCTCCACTGATCATCGAGTCTTCGTTTTCAGCGGCCAACCCGTCCGCGTACAGCTTGGCGGAGATTTGGCCGTTCGGTGCGGAGCCGGGTAGCGCGGGGCTGGGGCTGCGGATGGGTAGCTTGGGTCCGAGCCTGGGCGGGGCCGGCGAGAGCTCCACGAATCGTGATGGGTCGGCCGGGGAATCGACGGTGACGGAGCAGAGTGGCGGTGATgggaagaagaggaaagaagtGAGCTCAGAGGACGAGTCCTCGAAGATGGTTTCCACTAGTAGTGCGAATGACTTG AACGAATCAAACGGTAAACGGATGAAACTTGCTGGATCCCGAAATGAAAATGGTGGTTCAAAAGCTGAAGTGGAAGCTAGTTCAGTGGCTGGTAACAAGTCAGCTGAAGAAAACACTAAACTTTCAGAGCCACCTAAGCAGGACTATATTCATGTGCGAGCGAGAAGGGGCCAAGCTACTGATAGCCATAGTCTGGCAGAGAGA GCAAGGAGGGAGAAGATCAGTGAGAGGATGAAAATGCTCCAAGATTTGGTCCCTGGATGTAACAAG GTTATTGGAAAAGCACTTGTCCTTGATGAGATAATTAACTACATCCAGTCGTTGCAACGCCAGGTTGAG TTCCTGTCGATGAAACTTGAAGCAGTTAATTCAAGGATGAGCTTGAACCCCACCATTGAGGGCTTTCCTTCGAAAGAT CTTGATGCACAGCCATTTGATGCTTCTGGGATGATATTTGGATCACAACCAACGAGGGAATATGCTCAAAGCTCGCAGCCTGAATGGCTACATATGCAGGTTGGTGGTAGTTTTGAAAGAGCAATTTAA
- the LOC133876556 gene encoding germin-like protein subfamily T member 2, with protein sequence MINPSSSSPFHILSCLVVFLFLPNLPSLLADPDPSQDFCVADLSASRSSSVNGLPCKPASKVTSDDFFFDGLSKEGDTRGIFGSNLTAGNVLAFPGLNTLGISVNRVDFAPRGVNPPHSHPRATETVLAISGQVLVGFVTTGNVYYSKVLTAGQIFVIPKGLVHFQMNVGQGKALAFTSFNSQLPGAAVVPLSLFASTPSIPNEVLTKTFQVGENVVNSIKSKFSS encoded by the coding sequence ATGATCAATCCATCAAGTAGTTCACCCTTCCACATCCTATCTTGCCTCGTCGTGTTTTTGTTTCTCCCTAATTTGCCATCGCTCTTGGCTGACCCTGACCCGTCACAGGACTTCTGCGTTGCTGATTTGAGTGCCTCTAGATCTTCGTCAGTCAATGGCCTTCCTTGCAAACCTGCTTCAAAAGTAACTtcagatgattttttttttgatggacTGAGCAAAGAGGGTGACACAAGAGGCATCTTTGGCTCGAATCTCACCGCTGGTAATGTCCTTGCATTTCCTGGGCTCAACACTCTTGGGATTTCAGTGAACCGAGTGGACTTCGCTCCTAGAGGAGTTAATCCACCCCACTCGCACCCTCGTGCAACTGAGACTGTTCTAGCTATTTCAGGGCAGGTTCTTGTCGGGTTTGTGACGACTGGGAACGTATATTACTCTAAAGTTTTGACTGCCGGGCAGATCTTTGTCATTCCTAAGGGACTCGTACACTTCCAAATGAATGTTGGACAAGGAAAGGCTCTTGCCTTCACTTCTTTCAACAGCCAATTACCAGGGGCTGCTGTTGTACCATTAAGTCTCTTTGCTTCAACACCATCGATTCCTAACGAAGTGTTGACTAAGACCTTCCAAGTAGGAGAAAATGTTGTCAATTCCATTAAATCAAAGTTCAGTTCTTAA